In the genome of Populus trichocarpa isolate Nisqually-1 chromosome 10, P.trichocarpa_v4.1, whole genome shotgun sequence, the window CTTTATACTACAGTCAAATCTCACTGCAACCTGTGTTGCTGATGTTCCATGTATGTCTTGGTAAATCACATCACTAATCTTAACCCCAGAAGCCTGTTCAATACAAATCATAAAGCACATTTTAGCAAATAAAAGTAGTCCATGTTAACCAGACTAGACCCAAATTAGCTCAATTACAAGAATAAACACATAGGGTCAACCTGCCTGGCCAGGGCAATTTATGTTGTCAGGGCAGTAGTTCTGGTCAATAACAATGGGATTCTGAACATTGGTCATGGCAGCGTGCTGGAAAAGTACATTCCTAACAAAACCATCGCTAGGCCTCCCCCAAGACTTGATCCTCAACCCATTTTGAGTGCCAATAAATGTAATCGTTTTAGCAGTCACATTTTGCACTCCAGGCTCATTAAGGTCCTTGCCTAAACTTCCAATGCTGCAGGAAGAAACCACACATTTAAGCCCCACATCATAGCATCATCACATATTAACAGCActgtatataattaattaatgatttaatttcatTACCTGATTCCGTGTCCAGGGCCACACACAACATTTTCAATCCACAAGTTAGTCGTGCCGGCACCGATTGAGACACAGTCGTCGCCGGTTCCAATCTTGGAGCTCAAGATTGTGATGTTGCTCGATAATTGAACATGAATGCCGTCTGTGTTTGGACTGTTCCCGGAAGCCGTAATCCTAACCCCTTGAATCTTCACGCTGTTGCAACCATTGATAACAATGTGGAACATTTGGCTATTCAATGAAG includes:
- the LOC18102796 gene encoding polygalacturonase isoform X1, translated to MAHYTLSSCVLLALLVMVFTSYLAIAEQHNVLSYGAKPDGGTDSTTAFLAAWAQACSSISPSTIYVPPGRFFLQNVEFKGPCKNKAIVVRIDGTLLAPTDYRIIGNAGNWILFQNVDGVTVSGGVLDGHGSGLWDCKRSGKNCPSGATTLRFSNSNNIVISGLTSLNSQMFHIVINGCNSVKIQGVRITASGNSPNTDGIHVQLSSNITILSSKIGTGDDCVSIGAGTTNLWIENVVCGPGHGISIGSLGKDLNEPGVQNVTAKTITFIGTQNGLRIKSWGRPSDGFVRNVLFQHAAMTNVQNPIVIDQNYCPDNINCPGQAGFWG